The genomic stretch TGGCCGGATTCCCACCGGCCGGTTCGGGAACGGCTTCCTCGCCGTTGACTTCGTCggtaatatatatatacacacacactcgATCTAATGAATAAATATGTGATTCATTGATTTGCCAAGTCtaattatgatgctttaattaattttgtgtgATAATTAAAGCCCATGCGGCGGGGATACACAGGAGCCCGCCACCTTTTCTTTCTCTACGGAACGCCGTCCATGCGAGGCGAGGAGTAAACTTCGCCTCCGCCGGCTCCGGAGTTCTCGACACCACGGTGAGTAATTCATGAAGAAACTACTGTTATGATTGCTTCAAATTCAATgatgtatatataaattaaatatctttGCAGGGGACCGACGTCGTGACGATGACCCAACAAATCAAAGACTTCTCCACGTTCGCCGGGAATCTCAGGGCTTCTAGAGGCGCCCGGTCCGCCGCCGCCTTCTTGAGCAAGTCACTCTTCTACGTCAGCGTCGGGAGCAACGACCTCTTCGCCATTTCCACCGTCCTCATCCCCGGGAACAGCACCCAGAAGGACGAAATCGTCGCCGCCGTTCTTGGCCAGTTCGCGGGCCAACTGCGGAGCATTTACCAGCTCGGAGCGCGAAAGTTCGCGGTGATCGGGACTGGGCAGCTCGGCTGCATTCCGGCCGTCAGGAGCAGAGTTCCGGGCGGCGCGTGCAGCCCGGATCTGAACGATCTGTCCCTGAGGTACCAGACCGCCACGAGGGCCCTCCTGGATCAGCTCGCCGTGGAGCTGAAGAGGTTCAGATTTTCATTTTCCGATTTCTTCGAAATCGGCAGCCTGATCCAGTCGGATCCCCAGAAATACGGTGAGTGAGTGAGTGGTGTGCACGCACATGCAGCTTTCCTCATCGAttcaataaatcaatatatatattatacACAGATCGACATATTGCTAACGACGTGTGCGCACGGATCGATCTTTAATTGTTCAGGTTTTACGGAGCTGGCAGTTCCGTGCTGTGGGTTGGACGCGGAGGGGCGGTGCACTCCCAACTCTACCTACTGCAGCGACCGGAGACAGTATTTCTTCTGGGACGCAGTCCACCCGTCGCAGGCGGTTTACCAGCTGGGAGCTCGGCTGTCGTTCTACGGGCCACGCCAGTTTGCTTACCCTATCAACATCCACAGTTTGCTGAAGAATTAATTAGAAACTTAATTTATACCGTCTATCAATTATGTTAATTAATATTGTATGAAAGAGTTTACTTGGAATATATTCACTGTGTGTGATCATTCATAACGATCATTCCTAATCCTAACTTAAAACTGAAGAGATAGTGCGCTACCGACAGTGATTAAATGATTGACTGGAACAAGACTTTATTACCTCGTTGGAAGCGTCCTTTTGATACTACATGCACTCAGACGAGTAAACAGAATGTTAGTGTCTAAAAATCATAGAAGAGATCCTTGGcgaaggtcctccgacgctcaaatcaataTAGATCTCCATAGGTGAATGAAGAATAGAAAAGTGCTCGCATGAGAATAAGATTCTGATGCTAGAAATGTGTACTTTGCCAATGGAGAATACCCTCTTTATATATCATATCTCATAACCTCCATAATCATAAGATAGCATGAAATGTCAGCATGTCAGAGGTCGTTGAGTAATGGAAAGTGTATCACCTAAGCAATATGCAACAATTGTCCGAGAAATCTTTCATTTATCCGTATTCATACCTTTTTTGTTTAGGCTCATGATGAAGCAGTTAAAAAAATATGTTATCATAATTGGTCGGCTGGTGAGAAACACAATACTCCTtgaagaagattctagaagaataTTCTCCAACAAACCATTGATATTCTGACAAGTTATTAGGTTGTTATCTGTTGAGTATATCCTGACCGGACTATAAGGTTGGTTGGACTATGTTACGCTTCcataagtgcacggattcgtcgtcagtaataaaaatatcgatcctatagagattggttataagcactagcaatcgttcacttagggttagctagactaccaatggtcTTTGAATAAGCTAAGGAAAAAGAAAGGTTGAGAGAGAGAGTCGAGAGTCGCAAGGTCGAAATATTTACTTGGTGATGAGGAGTTCTAGGGGGTCGGTTTCGTCGTGGTAGTATTGATATGTCTCGTTTTATCCTACTCTCGCTGTCCTTATTCATGCTATTGCCGAAAGCTAAAGCGGATATTCTTAAGCGCCAGAATAGGGTAATGCCCTAAGAAGTCTTGTCACAGTttatccctgtcactagggcacctcggcaaatcttgaggACACGACTCTAACTGGCAAATTAAGaatagtgagtaaagctaagccTGGTCTCTCGCTCCCTTGGGGAGAATTTTCCTTTCCTCTCAAGGaactatcctagatgtccgtgaacgggttacctctgtcactagggcccctcgggtatacaatCTAAAGGCAATCCTCTATGAGGCTAACAAGTTCTTCACAATCAaaagcaattgaaacaaagcatgaaagttcatccaacaagtataaacacaatacgagttttacatcaatccgtaccacgactactccctaatcccagaacaaaggatctactccatgaatgctagaggaatatccgaaaacatagtatggacaaacatataattctcAGCAAGTAAGAGGGAATATGCTTATCGAATGTCGAAGAGTGGCCTTCGGATCCAACTCtctgcttctggagtcgatgtggtggtgGAAGTTCGCTAAACGACGGTCCAAAATggtgtagaattgctccaagatcCTTTTTCTCCCTGACGGCTCGGCTCCCCCCTTGGCAAAAAGGGTTAATACCATTTTATAGCCTAGGATTTGGCCGCGGCGGCACGGCCGTGTAAGGGTGGCACGATCGTGCCCTTCTCCGGTTCTGGTGtggctgcacggccgtgcacggtcacacggccgtgtagcccttgggctctgtctcctggggcacgaccgtgcaggggtgcacggccgtgcaggggtgcacggccgtgcaagtcTTCTTCTCTGCCTgaggtggcacgaccgtgcagggttgcacggccgtgtcctgACTGGCTGCTGTTTTGGTTGCATGgccatgcagggttgcacggccgtgtactcttcctctcctgtttggccacacgaccgtgcaaggttgcacgaccgtgttgtcTGGTTGGTTCTGGTGCATCAATACTCTCCATTCAAGCTCTGAAAATCTttcctgtcaacataaaaccaaacaaagagcagatatccgaacaaaacaatagatatgatgaatacaagataaaagatgcGATCATGTAAAGAATATATGTGCATAAGTCCAGTGAATGTGagctaaaacatgcgtaaaagatcataatatttgcgcacatcagaCTATAAGGTCAGCTGGACTATAAGGTTGGTCGAACTATAAGGCTGATCATTTTTATGCCTGTCTTCCCGTTAAGTTGCTCAACCATGCACTGCATAGTACCTAAAAACCTACTAGGAGAATAATATGATACACTAGGCATATTGGACATCCGTTCAGAAAGCAATATGAAACCAAGAAGTAATATGAAGCCAGGTGTCTTAAGCCTGGCTAGCCTTTTACTTAGACGGGCGTGCATAGAGAGATTTGTGAATATCAAGGAGTGGGTCCCAATTCTGACCACTCATATGGTTGGTCTGATAATAGGTAGGCCAAACCTTTCGTCCGGCCTATAAGGCCAATCATCTTTAACCCCGATTGGCTACTGAACGACCGAACATGCTATCTTTCTTTCAGTTCTTAAGAATAAAGCACTAAAGCACTAGACTTCTTATGTTCGGCCGGCTGGAGGGCCGGTCAGCCATCTCCCGCCCGGCTTATAACTCGATTGGGCCTTAGCGCTAAGCGGGCGATAAAGCCAAGTGGAGAATTCTCTCTTCCCTTGAATTTGACTATCGActgccacatcaccttgactttgactgtcatgcCATCTCCTGGATCCGCTTGTTACAATTCGTATCACTAGTCTCTCCTTCAAGTCTTGTCGAAGGAGGCTCATAGTTGACTGACTAGAGCCAAGCCTTGTTTCTGCTCGACCTGCTCAACCGACTCGCTTATTGGGTCGACTGGGTGAACATGCTTCCGCTCGCCCCTTTTTAATACACTTAGTTgtattttttggaaaaaaaaagtcTGTTAGATGATCAATATGCCCAGTTATGTACCACAGATACGTGGGAAGGCGTTTGTCAGCATGATGATTTGGTTGTCTTGTCCATCAGAAATGTCCATTTATAGGCAAGTGTCACATGCCCCACTAACGTATTTTTTGAAGTGATAGCTGACGCACGCCTTTTTGTATGGACTAACGGGACTACTCCCCTTGCAAATTGTCCATCAACAGTCAGCAAAGGGCACACTATTTGCATCAAATGGCTATAACATAGATGTATCTTGCAGTCCGTATCTTTAAAACCCTAAATGACCCAGAAGTGCACTACTCGGCGCTTCATCTTCTTCGTTTTCTTCTCTGACATCTCTCTTCAGACCAGTCTGATTTTCTCTCGATTTCGGACTAGTGAGTTTTCTTCCAAATGTTTTGCTGCTTGTCTTTTTGTATTCTTATGGCCCAGGAGCAGTTTTTCTATGGTATACCTCTACTCGTTCGGATTTTGATAATGTTGATTGACATGCTCTTTGCTACAATATGAAATCCCCGAGAACTACCCTATCCGCCTACCTAACCCTCAATATTGTCCACATTCCCCGCCTAAGGGTTTTGTTACGTTTTTTAAAGACCAAATGAAAGCTAGTTTGCTTTTTTCGATACCTAGGTTTCTTAATGAGATAAGTCTATACTTTGGAATTCCCCTCTCCCTACTTACCCAAACGTGTTCCGCAATATGTGTGATATGTTCATGCTATTTTGCTTGTTCAATATTCCCTATACTCCTCGTAATTCTTACTTGTTTTTATATTCCAACAAATCGAACCCAGGGGTCTTTCTGTTCCAATCCCGCCAGAAGGCCGTGTTTTTTAAAGACTTACCTTCTttcaacaaaaattcaaaaagatGACTTCTTTTTTGTCCACCTGCCCAAATACATTTCTTGGCCTACCGCCTGGCGCTCTAATCTCCCCCAGCTTCCTGATCTCGGGAATCACAAGTTAGATCATATCTTTATTTCTCTATTGGAGAAGGTAAGTGGAGCATAATTTCGGGTCTCCAAACTACTGCAAGAAgggctaatatatatatatatttggcttAAGTCCTATTCAAACAAAGTTCCACTGCTTTTTCGGTAAGTCTTTACAATTGAGTTCATTATATAATCTCTAACTAAGGTTCTCTTTATTTTGTGCAGTGGATGCTTTCTTCGAACATATGAATTCAAAGTGCATACAGATGCAAGAAGAGGCATACTGCTAAAAGAGCAGGAATTGTCAGCCGAGCGGGCTCAACAATCGGCTGGTCCCTCCAGTGAGGCAATTAGCAGTCATGCGACCGACCCTAATGAGACGGCCGTGCCAGAAACCCAACCGATCGAGACTCTCCCAACATCTAAGGGTCTTGAAGAGGAGCATCCATTGAGGTGGAGACGTAAGAGGTGTCAGCTTATCCTTTCAGCTCAAGCTCCTTAGGGACCTTCATCCCCCCTTCCCGTGTCTTCCCCTGATCGTGCACCCGCTCCAAAGGAGGCCTAGGCCAATATTTTGAATGGACCATATATGTCCACCCGTCTACCTCAACTCTTCCTTCCAATAGTCCCCTTCAAGAGACTACTTCTCAGCCAACTGAGTTCGAGACCCATATCACTTTACTGCCAACCGCTCTCCCTAGTACCGACCTGGCAGAAACTTCAATTCTTATAAGGCAAAGGGTGCTATTTAAATTTTCTGTCCTGTATGATCTGCCATCCGCTCCTATCCTGACCTTCTTACTGTTTGTTCCATTATCAAGTGGTCGAGTACTACTGCTAGGACCACTGATGGAAGCTTGAGAGGCCGCTATGAATAGGTTGAATGATTTTCCGCGGGTCAGGGCGATGGATGAATATTCCTTTGATCTAACTACGATATTTTCTCAACCCTTTGATTATTTTTCCTCATTCATGTTTCTTGATAGTCCTTGTGTTGTAGCAATAGGCATTCGGGCTAGGCATGTTGCAAAAATTTATGATTTTGACCCAAGAAAATGAAGATATGCAGAAATGCCTATATGAGGCGGACTCATCCAGCACTTCCTCTCGCCCGCGTCAAGCAAGCCAAGCTCAACTAGAATGGCCAAGTTAAAAAAGAACTTTAGGAGGCTCGGTAGAAGAATCAAATGGATGTTGAGTGGGCGCATAAAGCCGAGGCTACTCTAAAAACTTGGGAAGATAGGCTTCACTCGGAGACTACTCGCCGAGTCAAGATACTGGTCGAGTTAGATGAGAAGACTACCAAAATCTAGCACCTCACCGCCCAACAAGCTGATGCAACGACTGTCCATGCTGCTGAGCTTGCAGCCCAGTCCGAATTGATGGTCGAACAACAACAGAAAATAGATGCTCAGGAAACCAAGTTATGAACACTCCGAGCAAATTTAGAGGTCGAGCAGGCGACTGTGACTACTAGTGAGTCTAAAGCGACAAGTCTCTTGACCTAGTTG from Zingiber officinale cultivar Zhangliang chromosome 5B, Zo_v1.1, whole genome shotgun sequence encodes the following:
- the LOC121987202 gene encoding GDSL esterase/lipase At1g71691-like, which encodes MEKLQQAATIFLFLSLISFLANLSTAVAATSRAVSVFGDSTVDVGNNNFLPSDAPKANFHPYGVDFPGRIPTGRFGNGFLAVDFVAHAAGIHRSPPPFLSLRNAVHARRGVNFASAGSGVLDTTGTDVVTMTQQIKDFSTFAGNLRASRGARSAAAFLSKSLFYVSVGSNDLFAISTVLIPGNSTQKDEIVAAVLGQFAGQLRSIYQLGARKFAVIGTGQLGCIPAVRSRVPGGACSPDLNDLSLRYQTATRALLDQLAVELKRFRFSFSDFFEIGSLIQSDPQKYGFTELAVPCCGLDAEGRCTPNSTYCSDRRQYFFWDAVHPSQAVYQLGARLSFYGPRQFAYPINIHSLLKN